A window of the Drosophila simulans strain w501 chromosome 2L, Prin_Dsim_3.1, whole genome shotgun sequence genome harbors these coding sequences:
- the LOC6731367 gene encoding probable cytochrome P450 4d21, which produces MWILLGIAVLIMTLVWDNSRKQWRVNTFEKSRILGPFTIPIVGNGLQALTLRPENFIQKFGDYFNKYGKTFRLWILGECLIYTKDLKYFESILSSSTLLKKAHLYRFLRDFLGDGLLLSTGNKWSSRRKVLAPAFHFKCLENFVEIMDRNSGIMVEKLRNYADGKTCVDLFKFVSLEALDVTTETAMGVQVNAQNEPNFPYTKALKSVVYIESKRLASVSMRYNWLFPLAAPLVYRRLQKDIAIMQDFTDKVIRERRAILERERADGTYKPLIMGDDDIGGKAKMTLLDILLQATIDNKPLSDVDIREEVDVFIFAGDDTTTSGVSHALHAISRHPKVQERIYEELVSVLGPDPDAPVTQTKLLELKYLDCVIKETMRLHPPVPILGRYIPEDLQIGEKTIPGNTSILLMPYYVYRDPEYFPDPLAFKPERWMDMKTTTHTPLAYIPFSSGPKNCIGQKFANLQMKALVSKVIRHYELLPLGADLKATYTFILSSSTGNNVGLKPRTRVK; this is translated from the exons ATGTGGATATTATTGGGTATCGCAGTGCTGATCATGACCTTAGTCTGGGATAACAGTCGCAAACAATGGAGAGTTAACACCTTTGAAAAGTCCAGGATTTTGGGACCTTTTACGATACCTATAGTGGGCAATGGACTGCAGGCCTTAACTTTGAGGCCAGAAA ATTTTATTCAGAAGTTTGGTGACTACTTCAATAAATATGGCAAAACCTTCCGCCTGTGGATTTTAGGCGAGTGTCTTATTTACACGAAGgatctaaaatattttgaaagcaTTCTGAGTAGTAGCACACTGCTCAAGAAAGCTCATCTCTATCGATTTCTGCGTGATTTTCTTGGCGATGGACTTCTTTTAAGCACGGGAAATAAGTGGTCTTCTCGCAGAAAGGTTCTCGCACCAGCTTTTCACTTCAAATGCCTCGAAAACTTCGTCGAGATAATGGATAGAAATAGTGGAATTATGGTGGAGAAATTGAGAAACTATGCTGATGGTAAAACGTGCGTGGACCTATTCAAGTTTGTTTCTCTGGAAGCCCTGGATGTGACCACAG AGACCGCCATGGGTGTCCAGGTGAACGCTCAGAACGAACCAAATTTCCCCTATACAAAAGCACTTAAGAG TGTGGTTTATATCGAGTCCAAACGATTGGCAAGTGTCTCGATGCGGTATAATTGGCTTTTCCCGCTGGCGGCTCCTTTGGTTTATCGTCGTTTGCAAAAGGACATAGCTATAATGCAGGACTTTACTGACAAGGTCATTCGCGAACGACGAGCGATTCTGGAGCGGGAAAGGGCTGATGGCACCTACAAGCCGCTGA TAATGGGTGACGATGATATCGGTGGTAAAGCTAAGATGACTTTGCTGGACATCCTGCTGCAAGCCACCATTGATAACAAGCCCCTAAGCGATGTGGATATCCGCGAGGAGGTGGACGTTTTTATATTCGCAGGAGATGACACCACCACCAGTGGAGTGTCCCATGCACTACATGCGATATCCAGGCATCCCAAAGTGCAGGAGCGCATCTACGAGGAACTAGTGTCTGTTCTGGGACCGGATCCCGACGCTCCAGTGACCCAAACCAAGTTGTTGGAACTAAAGTATCTGGACTGCGTGATCAAGGAGACGATGCGTTTGCATCCACCAGTTCCAATCCTCGGAAGATACATTCCCGAGGACTTGCAAATTGGCGAAAAAACCATTCCTGGCAACACAAGCATTTTACTAATGCCGTACTATGTCTACCGAGATCCGGAATACTTTCCGGATCCCCTCGCTTTCAAGCCGGAACGATGGATGGATATGAAAACCACCACGCATACGCCTTTGGCATATATTCCGTTCAGTTCAGGGCCCAAGAACTGTATAGGACAGAAATTCGCCAACCTGCAAATGAAAGCGCTGGTCAGTAAGGTCATTCGGCACTACGAACTTCTACCGCTTGGTGCGGATCTTAAAGCTACGTACACATTCATATTGAGTTCCTCTACGGGCAATAATGTTGGCCTTAAGCCAAGAACAAGAGTTAAATGA